Proteins from one Sabethes cyaneus chromosome 2, idSabCyanKW18_F2, whole genome shotgun sequence genomic window:
- the LOC128735492 gene encoding N66 matrix protein-like, protein MGSGNNGSGNGHGGTNGGNNNNNNNNGNNGGGNSGNGGNTTQVTSGNERGTDVDYDDGHHRMVPIYTASMMRTAAGGTGGGGGGYVIDYGAGTAHDNSTFGHYTTVATRAAVTYMATNPTAVIHYQPDGGRKFKSKGKQQQETVAICDDNDDDDDDNNGDSEKLGYNNIFASLLRTTTL, encoded by the coding sequence ATGGGCAGTGGCAACAATGGCAGCGGTAACGGACACGGTGGTACCAATGGcggtaacaacaacaacaacaacaacaacggcaaCAACGGAGGTGGCAACAGTGGGAATGGCGGTAATACGACACAGGTCACTAGTGGAAACGAACGCGGAACCGATGTAGATTATGACGATGGGCACCATCGAATGGTTCCGATATACACTGCCAGCATGATGAGGACGGCGGCGGGTGGCACCGGTGGTGGAGGTGGCGGCTATGTCATCGACTACGGTGCTGGTACTGCACATGACAACAGTACCTTTGGACACTATACGACCGTGGCGACCAGAGCGGCCGTCACCTATATGGCGACCAATCCGACGGCGGTCATTCACTATCAACCGGACGGAGGTCGGAAATTCAAATCGAAAGGCAAGCAACAGCAGGAGACCGTCGCAATCTGCGACgacaacgatgacgacgacgacgacaacaatGGCGACAGTGAGAAACTGGGCTACAATAATATATTTGCATCACTGCTGAGAACTACTACACtttaa